The proteins below are encoded in one region of Columba livia isolate bColLiv1 breed racing homer chromosome 35, bColLiv1.pat.W.v2, whole genome shotgun sequence:
- the FUS gene encoding LOW QUALITY PROTEIN: RNA-binding protein FUS (The sequence of the model RefSeq protein was modified relative to this genomic sequence to represent the inferred CDS: inserted 1 base in 1 codon; deleted 3 bases in 2 codons), with protein sequence MASNDYSQTATQSYGAYPAPPGQGYGQQGSQPYGQQSYGAYGQSSDGAYGQNSYGSGYGQSQSGYNTQSAPQGYGSGGYGSGQSSQSSYGQPSSYPSYSQPPTGGGSSGSYGSSSQSSSYGQPPPSSGYSQGGYSGGQGGYGQQGYTPSSSYSQQGQYSSSTSNSYGQEQPALGGGYQDSSGGYGQQERNRGRGGYGRGGYERGGRGSRGGRANNMGGGERGGFNKFGGPRDQGLRHDPGEQDNSDNNTIFVQGLGENVTVESVADYFKQIGIIKTNKKTGQPMINLYTDRETGKLKGEATVSFDDPPSAKAAIDWFDGKEFSGNPIKVSFATRRADFNRGGGRGGRGRGGPMGRGGFGGSGSXGSGRGGYSSGGGGQQRAGDWKCPNPACENMNFSWRNECNQCKAPKPEGPGAPHMGGKYPGGAPRGANHMGGGGGFGEERRGGRGGFERGGYRGGRGGERGGFRGGRGGDRGGFGPGKMDSRGDHRQDRRERPY encoded by the exons ATTACAGCCAGACGGCGACGCAGAG CTACGGCGCGTACCCGGCGCCGCCGGGGCAGGGCTACGGGCAGCAGGGCAGCCAGCCCTACGGGCAGCAGAGCTACGGCGCCTACGGCCAGAGCAGCGACGGCGCCTACGGCCAGAACAGCTACGGCTCCGGCTACGGGCAGAGCCAGAGCG GCTACAACACGCAGTCGGCGCCCCAGGGCTACGGCAGCGGCGGCTACGGCAGCGGGCAGAGCTCGCAGAGCTCCTACGGCCAACCCTCCTCCTACCCCAGCTACTCACAGCCGCCCACGGGGGGGGGCAGCTCCGGAAG CTACGGGAGCAGCTCGCAGAGCTCCAGCTACGGGCAGCCCCCCCCCAGCAGCGGCTACAGCCAGGGGGGGTACAGCGGGGGCCAGGGGGGGTACGGCCAGCAGGGCTacacccccagcagcagctacaGCCAGCAGGGCCAgtacagcagcagcacct CCAACAGCTACGGGCAGGAGCAGCCGGCGCTGGGCGGCGGGTACCAGGACTCCAGCGGCGGTTACGGGCAGCAGGAGCGGAACCGCGGCCGCGGCGGCTACGGCCGGGGGGGCTACGAGCGGGGGGGCCGCGGCAGCCGGGGCGGCCGCGCAAACAACATGGG CGGTGGTGAGCGCGGTGGCTTCAATAAATTCGGTG GACCTCGGGACCAAGGGCTGCGGCACGATCCTG GCGAGCAGGATAACTCGGACAACAACACCATCTTCGTGCAGGGCCTGGGCGAGAACGTCACCGTCGAGTCGGTGGCCGATTACTTCAAACAGATCGGCATCATCAAG ACCAACAAGAAGACGGGGCAGCCCATGATCAACCTGTACACGGACCGCGAGACCGGGAAGCTGAAGGGGGAGGCGACCGTGTCCTTTGACGAC CCCCCCTCGGCCAAGGCCGCCATCGACTGGTTCGACG GCAAGGAGTTCTCCGGGAACCCCATCAAGGTGTCGTTCGCCACCCGCCGCGCCGACTTCAACcgcgggggcggccggggcggccgcggcAGGGGAG GCCCCATGGGCCGCGGCGGCTTCGGCGGCTCTGGCT GTGGCTCCGGCCGCGGGGGCTACTCGAGCGGGGGAGGGGGCCAGCAGCGCGCCGGCGACTGGAAGTGCCCCAACCC GGCCTGTGAGAACATGAACTTCTCGTGGCGCAACGAGTGCAACCAGTGCAAGGCCCCCAAACCCGAGGGGCCCGGCGCCCCACACATGGGGGGCAAGTACCCCGGGGGGGCG CCCCGCGGAGCCAATCACATGG GTGGCGGTGGCGGCTTTGGCGAGGAGCGGCGCGGTGGCCGCGGCGGATTCGAGCGCGGCGGCTACCGGGGCGGCCGGGGCGGCGAGCGCGGCGGCTTCCGAGGGGGCCGGGGAGGCGACCGCGGCGGCTTCGGACCCGGGAAGATGGACTCCAG GGGCGACCACCGGCAGGATCGCCGCGAGCGGCCCTActga
- the LOC135576925 gene encoding serine protease 33-like, giving the protein MYGRGGVAAQVVVGGAPGRQVPPEPGCGGASGRQVPLEPGCGRGLWAVGGAPGRQVPPEPPGPERDGAAETALGLLLLLGHWGAVAAEEESGEVPCGTPVRSRVVGGRGARAGQWPWQVSVSFRGRHVCGGALVAPRWVLSAAHCFPPENPVSEYRVTLGVLQLLSPPPEAQVRAVASVTRHPAYRDEDAAGDAPGGHGAVAGDIALARLDPPALITRLVRPVCLPGPGVTVPPGTRCTVTGWGDVRTAGPLPPPKTLQQLEVPLLSTRQCRCLYRGTLGTEGTAGTPAGDTLCAGFPEGERDACQGDSGGFPW; this is encoded by the exons ATGTATGGGAGGG GGGGCGTGGCCGCGCAGGTGGTGGTGGGCGGGGCCCCGGGGCGGCAGGTGCCGCCGGAGCCGGGCTGTGGCGGGGCCTCTGGGCGGCAGGTGCCTCTGGAGCCGGGCTGTGGGCGGGGCCTCTGGGCGGTGGGCGGGGCCCCGGGGCGGCAGGTGCCGCCGGAGCCGCCGGGGCCCGAGCGCGATGGGGCGGCGGAAAcggcgctggggctgctgctgctgctgg GTCACTGGGGGGCGGTGGCAGCCGAGGAAGAGTCAGGCGAAG TTCCGTGCGGGACCCCCGTGCGCAGCCGCGTGgtggggggccggggggcgcgggccgGCCAGTGGCCCTGGCAGGTCAGCGTCAGCTTCCGGGGGCGCCACGTCTGTGGGGGGGCGCTGGTGGCCCCGCGGTGGGTGCTGAGCGCCGCGCACTGCTTCCCGCC GGAGAACCCCGTGTCCGAGTACCGCGTGACGCTGggggtgctgcagctgctgtccccGCCCCCCGAGGCGCAGGTGCGCGCGGTGGCCTCGGTCACCCGCCACCCGGCCTATCGCGACGAGGACGCGGCCGGGGACGCCCCCGGGGGACACGGCGCCGTGGCCGGGGACATCGCGCTGGCGCGGCTGGACCCCCCCGCGCTCATCACGCGGCTGGTGAGACCCGTGTGCCTGCCCGGCCCCGGCGTCACCGTCCCCCCCGGCACCCGCTGCACCGTCACCGGCTGGGGGGACGTGCGCACCGCCG GGCCCCTCCCGCCCCCCAAGacgctgcagcagctggaggtgcCGCTGCTGAGCACCCGGCAGTGCCGCTGCCTGTAccgggggacactggggacagaggggacagcggggacgCCCGCGGGGGACACGCTCTGCGCCGGCTTCCCCGAGGGAGAGCGCGACGCCTGCCAG GGTGACTCCGGGGGGTTCCCATGGTGA
- the KAT8 gene encoding histone acetyltransferase KAT8 — MAEAAAGGPAGPGGPGGPGPVPEAAPGGPGPEEAVAAAAGGGRGPGAAPAPRDAEVTVEIGETYLCRRADGTWHPAEVIQSRLNEQEGREEFYVHYVGFNRRLDEWVAKGRLALREGARSRGDPVLGDAGEQPERKITRNQKRRHDEINHVQKTYAEMDPTTAALEKEHEAITKVKYVDKIHIGHFEIDAWYFSPFPEEFGKQPKLWICEFCLKYMKLERTYRHHLGQCQWRQPPGREIYRKGNISVYEVDGKDHKIYCQNLCLLAKLFLDHKTLYFDVEPFVFYLLTEVDRHGAHIVGYFSKEKESPDGNNVACILTLPPYQRRGYGKFLIAFSYELSKLENTVGSPEKPLSDLGKLSYRSYWSWVLLEILRDFRGTLSIKDLSQMTSITQSDIISTLQSLNMVKYWKGQHVICVTPKLVEEHLKSAQYKRPPITVDSICLRWAPPKHKQAKVPKK; from the exons ATGGCGGAGGCCGCGGCGGGCGGCCCCGCGGGCCCGGGCGGTcccggcggccccgggccggTTCCCGAGGCGGCCccgggcggccccggccccgaggaggcggtggcggcggcggcggggggcgggaggggcCCCGGGGCGGCGCCGGCCCCGCGGGACGCGGAGGTGACGGTGGAGATCGGGGAGACGTATCTGTGCCGGCGGGCGGACGGGACATGGC ACCCCGCCGAGGTGATCCAGTCGCGGCTGAACGAGCAGGAGGGCCGGGAGGAGTTCTACGTGCACTACGTGGGCT ttaaCCGGCGGCTGGACGAGTGGGTGGCCAAGGGGCGGCTGGCGCTGCGCGAGGGCGCCCGGAGCCGCGGGGACCCGGTGCTGGGGGACGCGGGCGAGCAGCCCGAGAGGAAGATCACGCGGAACCAGAAACGCAGGCACGACGAGATCAACCACGTGCAGAag ACCTACGCTGAGATGGATCCCACCACAGCCGCGCTGGAGAAGGAGCACGAGGCC ATCACCAAGGTCAAGTACGTGGACAAGATCCACATCGGGCACTTTGAGATCGACGCCTGGTACTTCTCGCCCTTCCCCGAGGAGTTCGGGAAGCAGCCCAAGCTCTGGATCTGCGAGTTCTGCCTCAAGTACATGAAGCTGGAGAGGACGTACCGGCACCACCTG ggccagtGCCAGTGGCGGCAGCCGCCGGGCCGCGAGATCTACCGCAAGGGGAACATCTCGGTGTACGAGGTGGACGGGAAGGACCACAAG ATCTACTGCCAGAACCTGTGTCTGCTGGCCAAGCTGTTCCTGGACCATAAGACCCTTTACTTCGACGTGGAGCCCTTCGTGTTCTACCTGCTCACCGAGGTCGACCGCCACGGCGCACACATCGTCGGCTACTTCTCCAAG GAGAAGGAGTCTCCGGACGGGAACAACGTGGCGTGCATCCTGACGCTGCCGCCGTACCAGCGCCGCGGCTACGGGAAGTTCCTCATCGCCTTCA GCTACGAGCTGTCCAAGCTGGAGAACACGGTGGGCTCCCCCGAGAAGCCGCTGTCGGACCTGGGCAAGCTGAGCTACCGCAGCTACTGgtcctgggtgctgctggagatCCTGCGCGACTTCCGGGGCACCCTGTCCATCAAGGACCTCAG CCAGATGACCAGCATCACGCAGTCCGACATCATCAGCACGCTGCAGTCGCTCAACATGGTCAAGTACTGGAAGGGGCAGCACGTGATCTGCGTCACCCCCAAGCTGGTGGAGGAGCACCTCAAGAGCGCCCAGTACAAGAGGCCGCCCATCACCG TGGATTCCATCTGCCTACGCTGGGCCCCCCCGAAGCACAAACAGGCCAAAGTGCCCAAGAAGTGA
- the LOC135576930 gene encoding zinc finger protein ZFP2-like isoform X2, whose protein sequence is MPKAPPWPPPPPRPHRCGECGKAFARGSTLLEHQRVHTGEKPFCCGQCGARFSQSSTLAHHRRTHTGERPFACADCGRAFGRRSTLATHRRTHTGERPYACADCGRRFGVSSDLAKHRRGAHGGRQRREGGGRWREHHEKVGGDHGGGGDTMGDGKEHHEKVNGDHEDGGDAMENGKEHHEKVGGDTEDGDDAMEDGKEHHEEVNGDHGDGGNAMENGKEHHQKVSGHHGDGGDTTEDGKEHHEKVGGDTEDGGDATEDGKEHHEEVNGDHDSRGPWKEHHEQLDGPHAGATTARVPPGPQRPGGAHGSMGSPEDLPGGAPDAAGAHRCPECGRWFRHAPTFLLHLHAHAGAFPCPLCPQRFAGTAQLARHRRRHHPAPPPPPWPRRADSADRFRCEACGKGFAQSSKLLRHRVTHTGEKPFACRECGKIFSQSSNLAEHRRTHGAARRHRCGVCGKSFALGAYLAKHRRTHGAERPFRCGDCGKAFRQSCNLLQHRRTHTGERPFACADCGKSFCQSSHLAKHRRTHTGERPFACADCGKRFRQSGNLLEHRHAHTGRRPFACARCGKTFAWSSAFSKHLRTHRE, encoded by the exons ATGCCGAAGGCGCCACCGtggccgcccccccccccacgtccccaccGCTGCGGGGAGTGCGGCAAG GCGTTCGCCCGCGGGTCCACGCTCCTGGAGCACCAGCGCGTCCACACGGGCGAGAAGCCCTTCTGCTGCGGCCAGTGCGGCGCCCGCTTCAGCCAGAGCTCCACGCTGGCGCACCACCGGCGCACGCACACCGGGGAGCGCCCCTTCGCCTGCGCCGACTGCGGGAGGGCCTTCGGGAGGAGGTCCACGCTGGCCACGCACCGGCGCACGCACACCGGCGAGCGGCCCTACGCCTGCGCCGACTGCGGGCGCCGCTTCGGCGTCAGCTCCGACCTGGCCAAGCACCGCAGAGGGGCCCACGgggggcggcagcgccgggAGGGGGGCGGACGGTGGAGGGAACACCACGAGAAGGTCGGTGGTGACCATGGAGGTGGTGGTGACACCATGGGGGATGGGAAGGAGCACCACGAGAAGGTCAATGGAGACCATGAAGATGGTGGTGATGCCATGGAGAATGGGAAGGAGCATCATGAGAAG GTCGGTGGTGACACCGAGGATGGTGATGATGCCATGGAGGATGGGAAGGAGCATCATGAGGAGGTCAATGGAGACCATGGAGATGGTGGTAATGCCATGGAAAATGGGAAGGAGCATCACCAGAAGGTCAGTGGACACCATGGAGATGGTGGTGACACCACGGAGGATGGGAAGGAGCACCACGAGAAGGTCGGTGGTGACACCGAGGATGGTGGTGACGCCACGGAGGATGGGAAGGAGCATCATGAGGAGGTCAATGGAGACCATGACAGCCGTGGACCTTGGAAGGAACATCACGAGCAGCTCGATGGACCCCACGCCGGCGCCACCACGGCGCGTGTTCCCCCCGGCCCCCAACGCCCCGGTGGCGCCCACGGATCCATGGGGAGTCCCGAGGACCTTCCCGGCGGCGCCCCCGATGCCGCCGGCGCCCATCGCTGCCCCGAGTGCGGCCGCTGGTTCCGCCACGCGCCCACGTTCCTGCTGCACCTCCACGCGCACGCCGGCGCCTTCCCGTGCCCGCTGTGCCCGCAGCGCTTCGCGGGCACCGCGCAGCTGGCGCGGCACCGCCGCCGCCACCACCCGGCACCGCCACCGCCGCCCTGGCCGCGCCGCGCCGACTCCGCCGACCGCTTCCGGTGCGAGGCGTGCGGCAAGGGCTTCGCGCAGAGCTCCAAGCTGCTGCGGCACCGCGTCACCCACACCGGCGAGAAGCCCTTCGCCTGCCGCGAGTGCGGGAAGATCTTCAGCCAGAGCTCCAACCTGGCGGAGCACCGGCGCACGCacggcgcggcgcggcggcaCCGCTGCGGCGTGTGCGGGAAGAGCTTCGCGCTGGGCGCGTACCTGGCCAAGCACCGGCGCACGCACGGCGCGGAGCGGCCGTTCCGCTGCGGGGACTGCGGGAAGGCGTTCCGGCAGAGCTGCAACCTGCTGCAGCACCGGCGCACGCACACCGGCGAGCGCCCCTTCGCCTGCGCCGACTGCGGCAAGAGCTTCTGCCAGAGCTCGCACCTGGCCAAGCACCGGCGCACGCACACCGGCGAGCGGCCCTTCGCCTGCGCCGACTGCGGCAAGCGGTTCCGGCAGAGCGGCAACCTGCTGGAGCACCGGCACGCGCACACGGGCCGGCGGCCCTTCGCCTGCGCGCGGTGCGGGAAGACGTTCGCGTGGAGCTCGGCGTTCAGCAAGCACCTGCGCACGCACCGCGAGTGA
- the LOC135576930 gene encoding zinc finger protein ZFP2-like isoform X1: MPKAPPWPPPPPRPHRCGECGKAFARGSTLLEHQRVHTGEKPFCCGQCGARFSQSSTLAHHRRTHTGERPFACADCGRAFGRRSTLATHRRTHTGERPYACADCGRRFGVSSDLAKHRRGAHGGRQRREGGGRWREHHEKVGGDHGGGGDTMGDGKEHHEKVNGDHEDGGDAMENGKEHHEKVNGDHGDGGDAMEDGKEHHQKVSGDHGDGGNAMEDGKEHHEKVGGDTEDGDDAMEDGKEHHEEVNGDHGDGGNAMENGKEHHQKVSGHHGDGGDTTEDGKEHHEKVGGDTEDGGDATEDGKEHHEEVNGDHDSRGPWKEHHEQLDGPHAGATTARVPPGPQRPGGAHGSMGSPEDLPGGAPDAAGAHRCPECGRWFRHAPTFLLHLHAHAGAFPCPLCPQRFAGTAQLARHRRRHHPAPPPPPWPRRADSADRFRCEACGKGFAQSSKLLRHRVTHTGEKPFACRECGKIFSQSSNLAEHRRTHGAARRHRCGVCGKSFALGAYLAKHRRTHGAERPFRCGDCGKAFRQSCNLLQHRRTHTGERPFACADCGKSFCQSSHLAKHRRTHTGERPFACADCGKRFRQSGNLLEHRHAHTGRRPFACARCGKTFAWSSAFSKHLRTHRE; encoded by the exons ATGCCGAAGGCGCCACCGtggccgcccccccccccacgtccccaccGCTGCGGGGAGTGCGGCAAG GCGTTCGCCCGCGGGTCCACGCTCCTGGAGCACCAGCGCGTCCACACGGGCGAGAAGCCCTTCTGCTGCGGCCAGTGCGGCGCCCGCTTCAGCCAGAGCTCCACGCTGGCGCACCACCGGCGCACGCACACCGGGGAGCGCCCCTTCGCCTGCGCCGACTGCGGGAGGGCCTTCGGGAGGAGGTCCACGCTGGCCACGCACCGGCGCACGCACACCGGCGAGCGGCCCTACGCCTGCGCCGACTGCGGGCGCCGCTTCGGCGTCAGCTCCGACCTGGCCAAGCACCGCAGAGGGGCCCACGgggggcggcagcgccgggAGGGGGGCGGACGGTGGAGGGAACACCACGAGAAGGTCGGTGGTGACCATGGAGGTGGTGGTGACACCATGGGGGATGGGAAGGAGCACCACGAGAAGGTCAATGGAGACCATGAAGATGGTGGTGATGCCATGGAGAATGGGAAGGAGCATCATGAGAAGGTCAATGGAGACCATGGAGATGGCGGTGATGCCATGGAGGATGGGAAGGAGCATCACCAGAAGGTCAGTGGAGACCATGGAGATGGTGGTAATGCCATGGAGGATGGGAAGGAGCACCACGAGAAGGTCGGTGGTGACACCGAGGATGGTGATGATGCCATGGAGGATGGGAAGGAGCATCATGAGGAGGTCAATGGAGACCATGGAGATGGTGGTAATGCCATGGAAAATGGGAAGGAGCATCACCAGAAGGTCAGTGGACACCATGGAGATGGTGGTGACACCACGGAGGATGGGAAGGAGCACCACGAGAAGGTCGGTGGTGACACCGAGGATGGTGGTGACGCCACGGAGGATGGGAAGGAGCATCATGAGGAGGTCAATGGAGACCATGACAGCCGTGGACCTTGGAAGGAACATCACGAGCAGCTCGATGGACCCCACGCCGGCGCCACCACGGCGCGTGTTCCCCCCGGCCCCCAACGCCCCGGTGGCGCCCACGGATCCATGGGGAGTCCCGAGGACCTTCCCGGCGGCGCCCCCGATGCCGCCGGCGCCCATCGCTGCCCCGAGTGCGGCCGCTGGTTCCGCCACGCGCCCACGTTCCTGCTGCACCTCCACGCGCACGCCGGCGCCTTCCCGTGCCCGCTGTGCCCGCAGCGCTTCGCGGGCACCGCGCAGCTGGCGCGGCACCGCCGCCGCCACCACCCGGCACCGCCACCGCCGCCCTGGCCGCGCCGCGCCGACTCCGCCGACCGCTTCCGGTGCGAGGCGTGCGGCAAGGGCTTCGCGCAGAGCTCCAAGCTGCTGCGGCACCGCGTCACCCACACCGGCGAGAAGCCCTTCGCCTGCCGCGAGTGCGGGAAGATCTTCAGCCAGAGCTCCAACCTGGCGGAGCACCGGCGCACGCacggcgcggcgcggcggcaCCGCTGCGGCGTGTGCGGGAAGAGCTTCGCGCTGGGCGCGTACCTGGCCAAGCACCGGCGCACGCACGGCGCGGAGCGGCCGTTCCGCTGCGGGGACTGCGGGAAGGCGTTCCGGCAGAGCTGCAACCTGCTGCAGCACCGGCGCACGCACACCGGCGAGCGCCCCTTCGCCTGCGCCGACTGCGGCAAGAGCTTCTGCCAGAGCTCGCACCTGGCCAAGCACCGGCGCACGCACACCGGCGAGCGGCCCTTCGCCTGCGCCGACTGCGGCAAGCGGTTCCGGCAGAGCGGCAACCTGCTGGAGCACCGGCACGCGCACACGGGCCGGCGGCCCTTCGCCTGCGCGCGGTGCGGGAAGACGTTCGCGTGGAGCTCGGCGTTCAGCAAGCACCTGCGCACGCACCGCGAGTGA
- the LOC135576936 gene encoding translational activator of cytochrome c oxidase 1 has product MAVPGWLARWPRLAGAGRLAWPRAPRRGAGHNRWSKVRNVKGPRDAERSRTFQRLALLLRSAAREGGPDPALNPQLANVVEQCRANNMPKASIAAAIQSAERPSPDTRLLCEARGPGGAAILLEIVTDNPRRSQRDVRLLLAQHGWVPGVDPGVRGGPRRPALRACPPAHRGALWEAPRGGFEERGVVRVAPSDGQGRPLGLEGALETALDVGATDVEEDDEGEGLKFLCPPGALCAVARALEAAGLRPLEAAVEFVPRARAALPGPAGERARRLLQALAGRPDVARCYHNIQWEEPPPPQ; this is encoded by the exons ATGGCGGTGCCGGGGTGGCTGGCGCGGTGGCCGCGGCtggcgggcgcggggcggctGGCGTGGCCGCGGGCGCcgcggcgcggggccgggcaCAACCGCTGGTCCAAGGTGAGGAACGTCAAGGGCCCGCGCGACGCCGAGCGCAGCCGGACCTTCCAGCGCCTGGCGCTGCTGCTGCGCTCCGCGGCACGCG AGGGCGGCCCAGACCCGGCGCTCAACCCCCAGTTGGCCAACGTGGTGGAGCAATGTCGCGCCAACAACATGCCCAAGGCGTCCATCGCGGCCGCCATCCAGAGCGCG GAGCGGCCGTCGCCGGACACGCGGCTGCTGTGCGAGGCCCGAGGCCCCGGCGGCGCCGCCATCCTGCTGGAGATCGTCACCGACAACCCGCGGCGCAGCCAGCGCGACGTCCGCCTGCTGCTCGCCCAGCACGGGTGGGTCCCGGgggtggacccaggcgtccggggtggacccag gcgtccggcgCTGAGGGCGTGTCCTCCCGCGCACAGGGGGGCGCTGTGGGAGGCGCCGCGCGGCGGGTTCGAGGAGCGGGGCGTGGTGCGGGTGGCGCCCAGCGACGGCCAGGGGCGCCCGCTCGGCCTGGAGGGGGCGCTGGAGACCGCGCTGGATGTCGGAGCCACTGACGTGGAGGAGGATGATGAGGGGGAGGGGCTCAAG TTCCTGTGCCCGCCGGGGGCGCTGTGCGCCGTGGCGCGCGCCCTGGAGGCCGCGGGGCTGCGCCCCCTGGAGGCCGCGGTGGAGTTTGTGCCGCGGGCGCGCGCGGCGCTGCCGGGGCCGGCCGGGGAGCGCGCGCGGCGCCTCCTGCAGGCGCTGGCCGGCCGCCCCGACGTCGCCCGCTGCTACCACAACATCCAATgggaggagccgccgccgccgcaaTAA